A single window of Mycolicibacterium aurum DNA harbors:
- a CDS encoding DUF2771 domain-containing protein, which translates to MKRAVAVLVAVALLSSVATGVLVWRLTRDHAPQLPQISAYSQGHLARVGPYRFCQVFNPTDCVIPADQGELPVTGRHPVQLSVPHQIAKAPWVLLRTYEDDDVVEFIPPDTKLAVTIPTVDPQRGRLTGIVVQLPTWVRDEAGNEFPVPHAEWSVETVWS; encoded by the coding sequence GTGAAACGTGCGGTCGCTGTTCTCGTGGCGGTGGCGCTGCTGTCGTCGGTTGCCACCGGTGTGCTGGTGTGGCGCCTGACGCGCGATCACGCGCCACAACTTCCGCAGATCTCCGCGTACTCACAAGGCCATCTGGCGCGGGTGGGCCCGTACCGGTTCTGCCAGGTCTTCAATCCGACCGACTGCGTCATCCCGGCCGATCAGGGCGAGTTGCCGGTGACCGGCCGTCACCCCGTCCAACTGTCGGTCCCCCACCAGATCGCCAAGGCGCCGTGGGTGCTGCTGCGCACTTACGAAGACGACGACGTCGTCGAATTCATCCCGCCCGACACCAAGCTGGCGGTGACGATCCCCACCGTGGACCCGCAGCGGGGGCGGCTCACCGGCATCGTGGTCCAACTGCCGACGTGGGTGCGCGACGAGGCGGGCAACGAGTTCCCGGTGCCCCATGCCGAATGGTCGGTCGAAACGGTCTGGAGCTGA